The proteins below come from a single Drosophila teissieri strain GT53w chromosome 3L, Prin_Dtei_1.1, whole genome shotgun sequence genomic window:
- the LOC122618190 gene encoding pentatricopeptide repeat-containing protein 1, mitochondrial → MALRLLSRAMSCHIRGLQLNATGRPLNSYNISRLEIPPAAWSCSQNRRLHVRITDQEAGLQTKREANRNQNPFREEVLEELVTAAPKERHKVKPEKKPKEKSTKKVQDFGDPDTFGDAKVVVAEDPGDAEEEEFISNPTRRSKKLQAVEYARQIKDHLKANRLNEAIAVLEQRMLKEDRAKPDKYIYNLLISGCAKAGYTRKAFSLYTKMRQRGLQVTGGTYTSLFNACANAPSLSDGLTKAQILRENMLEKGYEPNVKNYNAMIKAYGRCGDVDTAYMLADEMMERQLELNADTFNFLLQACASHSEHGFRHALLTWHNMLQRGISPDYYSFNAMLRCARDCGFGDLDSMREVLDQIAPSAARKKPVLQLEEGKADDLPSVQSSTASLPAQIEVATTASELELPNLLLPQPHLGSLVALEEVTRPHERFLLLGGLTGFLEHMKQHNITPDIETFTAMLEVIPPTNTAEKQLLTFVRKIGLKADIDFFNILIKKRSMRFDYESAKEVLLMIRTAGLRPDIVTYGVLALGCRTQEEARELLEQMQVAGIKMNMPILGAMLRQGCANKSFSYVNEIIQLSLEEGLKPNESFLRHLHNFHRGCARAIDARHPSTKTAAFKKGHSKFCDKYRLYYEELGLAGLKLEDAITKMKERPYEKFKLPPVDGMEPLKHEQLKHKTKQRKYIKKIKIHELQDDPPKESLKRIE, encoded by the exons ATGGCTCTACGGTTGCTTAGCCGTGCGATGAGCTGCCACATCCGTGgcttgcaattaaatgccacCGGGCGACCCTTAAATAGTTATAACATCAGTCGGCTTGAGATTCCGCCTGCAGCCTGGTCGTGCTCACAAAATCGCCGGCTGCACGTGAGGATTACGGATCAAGAAGCCGGTTTGCAGACCAAACGAGAGGCGAACCGGAACCAAAATCCTTTTCGCGAAGAGGTTCTGGAAGAACTTGTCACAGCAGCTCCAAAAGAGCGCCACAAGGTTAAGCCAGAAAAGAAACCCAAAGAGAAGTCCACCAAAAAGGTGCAGGACTTTGGTGATCCGGACACCTTTGGCGATGCCAAGGTAGTTGTAGCAGAAGATCCGGGTGATGCCGAGGAAGAGGAGTTCATTAGCAACCCCACAAGGCGCTCAAAGAAACTACAAGCCGTGGAATATGCCCGCCAGATCAAGGATCACCTGAAGGCGAATCGCCTAAACGAGGCCATCGCTGTGCTGGAGCAACGGATGCTGAAGGAAGATCGCGCCAAGCCGGACAAGTACATATACAATCTGCTGATCAGTGGCTGTGCCAAGGCGGGCTACACCCGCAAGGCCTTCTCCCTGTACACCAAGATGCGGCAACGCGGCCTTCAAGTGACCGGAGGAACATACACCTCGCTGTTCAACGCCTGCGCCAATGCTCCCTCCTTGAGCGATGGCCTAACCAAGGCCCAGATCCTGCGGGAGAACATGCTCGAGAAGGGCTACGAACCAAATGTGAAGAACTACAATGCCATGATCAAGGCGTATGGAAGATGCGGCGATGTGGACACCGCCTACATGCTGGCCGACGAGATGATGGAGCGCCAGCTGGAACTGAACGCCGATACATTCAACTTTCTGCTCCAGGCGTGTGCCAGCCACTCGGAGCACGGTTTTCGCCATGCTCTGCTCACTTGGCACAACATGTTGCAGCGAGGTATTAGTCCGGACTACTACAGCTTCAATGCGATGCTGAGATGTGCAAGGGATTGTGGCTTTGGTGACTTGGATTCCATGCGAGAGGTTCTCGATCAAATTGCGCCATCAGCAGCTAGAAAGAAACCAGTTCTCCAGTTGGAGGAAGGCAAGGCAGATGATTTACCCAGTGTACAATCCAGCACAGCTTCGTTGCCTGCCCAGATTGAGGTGGCCACAACAGCGAGCGAGCTGGAACTACCCAATCTCTTGCTGCCTCAGCCCCATCTGGGCAGTTTGGTGGCCCTGGAGGAGGTGACACGTCCGCACGAGCGTTTCCTGCTACTTGGCGGTCTCACTGGCTTTCTGGAGCACATGAAGCAGCACAACATCACGCCGGACATCGAAACATTTACCGCCATGCTGGAGGTGATACCGCCCACAAATACTGCGGAGAAGCAGCTGCTGACGTTTGTGCGTAAGATTGGACTCAAGGCGGATATCGACTTCTTCAACATACTGATCAAGAAGCGTTCCATGCGCTTCGATTACGAGAGTGCTAAGGAAGTGCTCCTCATGATTCGCACGGCGGGATTGCGGCCGGACATTGTCACCTACGGTGTGCTCGCCCTGGGCTGTCGCACGCAGGAGGAGGCTAGGGAGCTGCTGGAACAGATGCAGGTGGCGGGCATTAAGATGAACATGCCCATACTGGGAGCCATGCTGCGACAGGGCTGCGCCAACAAATCCTTCAGCTACGTCAACGAGATCATTCAGTTGAGTCTGGAGGAGGGCCTCAAGCCAAACGAATCCTTCCTGCGTCACCTGCACAACTTTCACAGGGGTTGTGCGCGAGCCATTGATGCCAGA CATCCATCAACCAAGACGGCAGCCTTCAAGAAGGGACACTCAAAATTCTGTGATAAATACCGCCTGTACTACGAGGAGCTGGGACTGGCCGGTCTCAAGCTGGAGGATGCCATTACCAAGATGAAGGAGCGCCCGTATGAGAAGTTCAAGCTGCCACCTGTCGATGGAATGGAACCACTCAAGCACGAGCAACTCAAACACAAAACGAAGCAGCGAAAGTACATCAAGAAGATCAAGATACATGAGCTGCAGGATGACCCTCCCAAAGAGTCTTTGAAGAGGATAGAATAA
- the LOC122616841 gene encoding ubiquitin thioesterase OTU1 — MTGSFSVKLKSKKGQFIVNDLNEHTTLGELKTKIVQATDIQAPQLHVLVGYPPKPLDLSQQQEQRDLKAVGINSGETLIVEEKAIAPAAALATAAPVPGGTSMEDDEALARRLQAEEEAQLLQETAGGPVAQAPEFQLPVAPTESGPNGDFNGILLKKVVPADNSCLFTSIRFVLNGKVDNEGSEMMRHIIAQEVAADPQSYNDAVLGKSNAEYCAWIQKADSWGGAIEVSILSNYYGIEIDVVDIQNAIINRFGEDKNFGLRVFLLFDGIHYDPLYMETSSSAAPATIFPVEEVGVYQQAEQLANEAQSSRQYTNVDKFTLRCMQCDVRLVGQVQAQEHAKQTGHKSFGEI; from the coding sequence ATGACGGGTTCGTTCAGTGTGAAGCTCAAGTCCAAAAAAGGTCAATTCATTGTCAACGACCTGAACGAGCATACGACGCTGGGGGAGCTGAAAACGAAAATAGTCCAGGCCACCGACATCCAAGCGCCCCAGCTGCACGTCCTGGTCGGCTATCCGCCCAAGCCACTGGATCtctcgcagcagcaggagcagcgcgACCTCAAGGCGGTCGGAATCAACAGCGGAGAGACGCTGATTGTCGAGGAGAAGGCAATTGCCCCAGCGGCTGCCCTTGCTACCGCTGCCCCTGTGCCTGGCGGCACCAGCATGGAGGATGACGAGGCGCTGGCGCGTCGTCTGCAGGCCGAGGAGGAGGCACAGCTGCTGCAGGAAACCGCTGGCGGTCCAGTTGCCCAGGCACCAGAGTTCCAGCTGCCGGTGGCGCCCACGGAAAGCGGGCCGAATGGCGACTTCAATGGCATCCTGCTGAAGAAGGTGGTGCCGGCGGACAACTCGTGCCTCTTCACCAGCATCCGATTCGTGCTCAACGGAAAGGTGGACAACGAGGGCAGCGAAATGATGCGACACATCATTGCCCAGGAGGTGGCCGCCGATCCGCAGAGCTACAACGACGCCGTGCTGGGCAAATCGAATGCCGAGTACTGCGCCTGGATACAGAAGGCGGACTCGTGGGGCGGCGCCATCGAGGTGTCCATACTGTCCAACTACTATGGCATTGAGATCGATGTGGTGGACATACAGAACGCCATTATCAATCGATTTGGCGAGGACAAGAACTTTGGACTGCGTGTCTTCCTGCTCTTCGATGGCATCCACTATGATCCACTGTACATGGAGACATCGTCGAGTGCTGCTCCGGCCACCATCTTCCCGGTGGAGGAAGTGGGCGTCTATCAGCAGGCCGAGCAGTTGGCCAACGAGGCGCAGTCCTCCCGCCAATACACCAATGTGGACAAATTCACGCTGCGCTGCATGCAGTGCGATGTTAGGCTGGTCGGCCAAGTGCAGGCCCAGGAGCACGCCAAGCAAACCGGACACAAGAGCTTTGGAGAGATTTAA
- the LOC122617678 gene encoding uncharacterized protein LOC122617678, with amino-acid sequence MKFLLLSVFLCLAVCFMATSAAPREEAIPEGFEGPGSESANPSDDQSFLLKLKLLKKLLFLG; translated from the exons ATGAAGTTCTTGCTCCTG AGCGTGTTCCTTTGCCTTGCCGTGTGCTTCATGGCCACCAGTGCTGCTCCTCGCGAGGAGGCCATTCCCGAGGGCTTCGAAGGTCCTGGCAGTGAGTCCGCCAACCCATCCGACGACCAGTCCTTCCTGCTCAAGCTGAAGCTGCTCAAGAAGCTCCTGTTCCTGGGCTag
- the LOC122618196 gene encoding charged multivesicular body protein 2b, with protein sequence MFNNIFGKKPTVKEQQRENDRSLRKATRDIERERRKLEEEERKLELEIRRNAAAGNNDACRILAKQLVEIRKQKSRTYAASGKIQSIGYQNKNMGANIALSEAMGTTAKTMGAMNKVMRPEAIGETVRQFQAANMKMEMTDEMINDTLDDMLNESGDEEESNAVVNKVLDEIGIEISGKMSNIPATGSTDFETSGKRTEKDIADQLAKLRSS encoded by the coding sequence ATGTTCAACAATATTTTCGGAAAGAAGCCCACCGttaaggagcagcagcgggagAATGATCGATCGCTGCGCAAGGCCACCAGGGACATCGAACGGGAGAGGAGGAAattggaggaggaggagcgcaagctggagctggagatccGGCGAAATGCCGCCGCTGGAAACAACGATGCCTGCCGCATCCTGGCCAAGCAGCTGGTGGAGATCAGGAAGCAGAAATCACGCACCTACGCGGCATCAGGAAAGATCCAGTCCATTGGCTACCAAAACAAGAACATGGGCGCCAATATCGCGCTGAGCGAAGCCATGGGCACCACGGCCAAGACGATGGGCGCAATGAACAAGGTGATGCGTCCGGAGGCCATCGGGGAAACAGTTCGCCAGTTCCAAGCGGCCAACATGAAAATGGAGATGACCGACGAGATGATTAACGACACACTGGACGACATGCTGAACGAGTCCGGCGACGAGGAGGAGTCCAATGCCGTGGTCAACAAGGTGCTGGACGAAATTGGCATCGAGATCTCTGGCAAGATGTCCAACATCCCGGCCACGGGATCCACAGACTTTGAGACGAGTGGCAAGCGCACCGAGAAGGACATTGCCGATCAACTGGCCAAACTGCGCTCCTCTTAG
- the LOC122618124 gene encoding uncharacterized protein LOC122618124, translating to MKYLALTIFVCLMAIAFVSAVPVDESLIGDNIYQPAFDDVQRPQDPQALFKLKKLLKLKKLLG from the exons atGAAGTACCTTGCCCTG ACCATCTTTGTGTGCCTTATGGCCATCGCCTTCGTTTCCGCCGTGCCCGTGGACGAGTCCTTGATTGGAGACAATATCTACCAGCCTGCCTTCGACGATGTCCAGCGTCCCCAGGATCCGCAGGCCCTCTTCAAGCTGAAGAAGCTGCTCAAGCTGAAGAAGCTCCTGGGTTAG
- the LOC122618194 gene encoding dehydrogenase/reductase SDR family member 4 — protein MLHLSKQLVVRAPKLRLSASAVSGSGQSSSLDQNSNNYSPNRVGPNLNQCHKRLSSTSQSSTAGTMKRLAGKVAVVTASTDGIGFAIAKRLAEDGAAVVISSRKQKNVDSALAELRKLNLNVHGLKCHVSEPEDRKQLFAETISKFGKLNILVSNAATNPAVGGVLECDEKVWDKIFDVNVKSSYLLAKEALPLLRQQKNSSIVFVSSIAGYDAFELLGAYSVSKTALIGLTKAAAKDLAPEGIRVNCLAPGVIRTKFSKALYENESANEAALSKIPMGRLGTSEEMAGVVSFLVSEDAGYITGESIVAGGGMTARL, from the exons ATGTTACATCTAAGCAAACAACTGGTGGTCAGGGCTCCCAAGCTCCGTCTGAGTGCCAGCGCTGTGAGTGGAAGTGGTCAAAGTTCAAGTCTCGAtcaaaacagcaacaattacAGCCCAAATCGAGTTGGCCCTAATCTCAATCAATGCCACAAACGCTTGTCCAGCACTAGTCAAAGTTCGACAGCCGGCACGATGAAGCGTTTGGCAGGGAAAGTAGCCGTGGTCACCGCCTCCACAGATGG CATTGGTTTCGCGATTGCCAAACGGCTGGCCGAAGATGGCGCCGCAGTGGTCATCAGCAGTCGCAAGCAAAAGAATGTGGACTCTGCCCTGGCGGAGCTGCGAAAACTGAACTTGAATGTCCACGGATTAAAGTGCCATGTCAGCGAACCCGAGGATCGCAAACAGCTCTTCGCGGAAACGATCAGCAAGTTTGGCAAGCTGAACATTCTGGTCAGCAATGCCGCTACCAATCCTGCGGTGGGCGGAGTCCTTGAGTGCGACGAAAAGGTGTGGGACAAGATCTTCGATGTGAACGTGAAGAGTTCCTATCTCCTGGCCAAGGAGGCACTGCCTCTTCTTCGCCAGCAAAAGAACTCCAGCATCGTTTTCGTCTCCTCCATTGCTGGCTACGATGCCTTTGAG CTACTGGGAGCATATTCCGTCAGCAAGACCGCTCTGATTGGCTTGACCAAGGCAGCCGCCAAGGATCTGGCGCCCGAGGGCATTCGCGTCAACTGCCTGGCGCCAGGAGTCATCAGGACCAAGTTCTCCAAGGCACTCTACGAGAACGAGTCGGCAAATGAAGCGGCTTTGAGCAAAATACCCATGGGTCGTCTGGGTACCAGCGAGGAGATGGCTGGCGTCGTCTCCTTTTTGGTCTCCGAGGATGCGGGCTACATTACCGGAGAGTCCATTGTGGCCGGCGGCGGAATGACAGCTCGTTTGTAA
- the LOC122618192 gene encoding ganglioside-induced differentiation-associated protein 1 isoform X3 has product MKRVIRSGILQLRVLMVLYEKRIDFFPYVVDLCNGEQYSNWFLNLNPKGDVPVLQDGALVIPSSTHIINYVESKFRGDRSLKPAHNSKEFDQMLVFEQAIARLPVGTLSLGSFMHDDLKLVPKAPFIGPVRQSCLKNNEKVLELLRHSVDDQATNKATLQHKLDIQLRRLELASSREDFQKVLDAVRHFLLYVEQELSAQAPRSEWLTGDELNVADISLGLLLHRLYQLGFENQFWTFGKLPQVEAYFLRFRQRESFHRLQPSNFAILREMWTRTPGNYKLGAGAGFLGMAMFAAFAHK; this is encoded by the exons ATGAAGCGAGTAATTAGAAGCGGAATATTGCAACTTAGG GTTCTTATGGTTCTCTACGAGAAGAGGATCGACTTCTTTCCCTATGTGGTGGACCTGTGCAATGGCGAGCAGTACTCCAACTGGTTCCTAAACCTCAATCCCAAGGGCGATGTGCCAGTGCTCCAGGACGGCGCCCTCGTCATTCCCAGCTCGACGCACATCATCAACTATGTGGAGAGCAAATTCCGCGGCG ATCGATCGCTGAAGCCAGCGCACAACTCCAAGGAGTTCGACCAGATGTTGGTCTTCGAGCAGGCCATTGCCCGCCTTCCGGTGGGAACACTCAGCCTGGGTTCCTTCATGCACGACGACCTGAAGCTGGTGCCCAAGGCGCCCTTCATCGGACCCGTGCGCCAGTCCTGCCTGA AAAACAATGAAAAGGTGCTGGAACTACTGCGCCACTCGGTGGACGATCAGGCGACCAACAAAGCAACGCTGCAGCACAAGCTGGACATTCAGTTGCGTCGCCTCGAGCTTGCCTCCTCGCGCGAGGATTTCCAGAAGGTCCTGGACGCCGTGCGGCACTTCCTACTCTACGTGGAGCAGGAGCTTTCCGCCCAGGCGCCGCGCAGCGAGTGGCTGACCGGCGACGAGCTGAACGTGGCGGATATCTCGCTGGGACTGCTGCTGCATCGACTGTATCAGCTGGGATTCGAGAATCAGTTTTGGACGTTTGGGAAGCTGCCGCAGGTGGAGGCCTACTTCCTGCGCTTCCGGCAGCGCGAGTCCTTCCACCGCCTGCAGCCGAGCAACTTTGCCATACTGCGCGAAATGTGGACGCGAACGCCGGGCAACTATAAGCTAGGAGCGGGTGCCGGCTTCCTGGGTATGGCCATGTTCGCCGCCTTCGCGCACAAGTGA
- the LOC122618192 gene encoding ganglioside-induced differentiation-associated protein 1 isoform X2 — MSEQTKEIEALPPTLQDFKAPDLPSNKPVLFFHPYNFHAQKVLMVLYEKRIDFFPYVVDLCNGEQYSNWFLNLNPKGDVPVLQDGALVIPSSTHIINYVESKFRGDRSLKPAHNSKEFDQMLVFEQAIARLPVGTLSLGSFMHDDLKLVPKAPFIGPVRQSCLKNNEKVLELLRHSVDDQATNKATLQHKLDIQLRRLELASSREDFQKVLDAVRHFLLYVEQELSAQAPRSEWLTGDELNVADISLGLLLHRLYQLGFENQFWTFGKLPQVEAYFLRFRQRESFHRLQPSNFAILREMWTRTPGNYKLGAGAGFLVGHI, encoded by the exons ATGAGTGAGCAGACCAAGGAAATCGAAGCTCTGCCGCCCACCCTGCAGGACTTCAAGGCTCCCGATCTGCCATCCAACAAGCCAGTGCTCTTCTTTCATCCGTACAACTTCCATGCGCAAAAA GTTCTTATGGTTCTCTACGAGAAGAGGATCGACTTCTTTCCCTATGTGGTGGACCTGTGCAATGGCGAGCAGTACTCCAACTGGTTCCTAAACCTCAATCCCAAGGGCGATGTGCCAGTGCTCCAGGACGGCGCCCTCGTCATTCCCAGCTCGACGCACATCATCAACTATGTGGAGAGCAAATTCCGCGGCG ATCGATCGCTGAAGCCAGCGCACAACTCCAAGGAGTTCGACCAGATGTTGGTCTTCGAGCAGGCCATTGCCCGCCTTCCGGTGGGAACACTCAGCCTGGGTTCCTTCATGCACGACGACCTGAAGCTGGTGCCCAAGGCGCCCTTCATCGGACCCGTGCGCCAGTCCTGCCTGA AAAACAATGAAAAGGTGCTGGAACTACTGCGCCACTCGGTGGACGATCAGGCGACCAACAAAGCAACGCTGCAGCACAAGCTGGACATTCAGTTGCGTCGCCTCGAGCTTGCCTCCTCGCGCGAGGATTTCCAGAAGGTCCTGGACGCCGTGCGGCACTTCCTACTCTACGTGGAGCAGGAGCTTTCCGCCCAGGCGCCGCGCAGCGAGTGGCTGACCGGCGACGAGCTGAACGTGGCGGATATCTCGCTGGGACTGCTGCTGCATCGACTGTATCAGCTGGGATTCGAGAATCAGTTTTGGACGTTTGGGAAGCTGCCGCAGGTGGAGGCCTACTTCCTGCGCTTCCGGCAGCGCGAGTCCTTCCACCGCCTGCAGCCGAGCAACTTTGCCATACTGCGCGAAATGTGGACGCGAACGCCGGGCAACTATAAGCTAGGAGCGGGTGCCGGCTTCCTGG TGGGGCACATATAA
- the LOC122618195 gene encoding EKC/KEOPS complex subunit Tp53rk produces MSVEILKQGAEGRLYLGEFKGEACLIKERFVKKYRHPELDTQITRQRMKAEAKASARCLAAGILAPRILHSDLNTHKLYMEYFDAAKTAKQFIQETVSTQTEDVAMKSLLAFCTRIGQIIGKMHSNHIIHGDLTTSNILINRKGVDYDVILIDFGLSHYNEATEDKGVDLYVLERALLSTHSEQPYLFEHILAAYREAYSKDTQAVLSKFEEVRARGRKRTMIG; encoded by the coding sequence atgtccGTGGAAATCCTGAAACAAGGCGCCGAAGGACGTCTATATCTGGGCGAATTCAAAGGGGAAGCCTGCCTGATCAAGGAGCGGTTCGTGAAGAAGTACCGCCATCCGGAACTGGACACCCAGATCACGCGGCAGCGCATGAAGGCGGAGGCCAAGGCGTCGGCAAGATGTCTAGCCGCTGGAATCCTGGCACCAAGGATCCTCCACTCGGACCTCAACACCCACAAGCTTTATATGGAGTACTTTGATGCGGCCAAGACAGCCAAGCAGTTCATCCAGGAGACAGTGTCCACTCAGACAGAGGATGTAGCCATGAAATCTCTGCTGGCTTTCTGCACGCGGATCGGCCAAATCATTGGGAAAATGCATTCCAATCACATAATTCACGGCGATTTGACCACTTCAAACATCCTTATCAATCGCAAGGGTGTCGACTACGATGTCATCCTCATAGATTTCGGCTTGAGCCACTACAATGAGGCCACCGAGGACAAGGGTGTGGATCTGTACGTTCTGGAACGGGCGCTACTCAGCACCCACAGCGAACAGCCGTATCTATTCGAGCACATCCTGGCCGCCTATCGCGAAGCATACAGCAAGGACACGCAGGCAGTGCTCTCCAAGTTCGAGGAGGTGAGAGCACGCGGACGCAAACGCACCATGATTGGTTAA
- the LOC122618192 gene encoding ganglioside-induced differentiation-associated protein 1 isoform X1, translating into MSEQTKEIEALPPTLQDFKAPDLPSNKPVLFFHPYNFHAQKVLMVLYEKRIDFFPYVVDLCNGEQYSNWFLNLNPKGDVPVLQDGALVIPSSTHIINYVESKFRGDRSLKPAHNSKEFDQMLVFEQAIARLPVGTLSLGSFMHDDLKLVPKAPFIGPVRQSCLKNNEKVLELLRHSVDDQATNKATLQHKLDIQLRRLELASSREDFQKVLDAVRHFLLYVEQELSAQAPRSEWLTGDELNVADISLGLLLHRLYQLGFENQFWTFGKLPQVEAYFLRFRQRESFHRLQPSNFAILREMWTRTPGNYKLGAGAGFLGMAMFAAFAHK; encoded by the exons ATGAGTGAGCAGACCAAGGAAATCGAAGCTCTGCCGCCCACCCTGCAGGACTTCAAGGCTCCCGATCTGCCATCCAACAAGCCAGTGCTCTTCTTTCATCCGTACAACTTCCATGCGCAAAAA GTTCTTATGGTTCTCTACGAGAAGAGGATCGACTTCTTTCCCTATGTGGTGGACCTGTGCAATGGCGAGCAGTACTCCAACTGGTTCCTAAACCTCAATCCCAAGGGCGATGTGCCAGTGCTCCAGGACGGCGCCCTCGTCATTCCCAGCTCGACGCACATCATCAACTATGTGGAGAGCAAATTCCGCGGCG ATCGATCGCTGAAGCCAGCGCACAACTCCAAGGAGTTCGACCAGATGTTGGTCTTCGAGCAGGCCATTGCCCGCCTTCCGGTGGGAACACTCAGCCTGGGTTCCTTCATGCACGACGACCTGAAGCTGGTGCCCAAGGCGCCCTTCATCGGACCCGTGCGCCAGTCCTGCCTGA AAAACAATGAAAAGGTGCTGGAACTACTGCGCCACTCGGTGGACGATCAGGCGACCAACAAAGCAACGCTGCAGCACAAGCTGGACATTCAGTTGCGTCGCCTCGAGCTTGCCTCCTCGCGCGAGGATTTCCAGAAGGTCCTGGACGCCGTGCGGCACTTCCTACTCTACGTGGAGCAGGAGCTTTCCGCCCAGGCGCCGCGCAGCGAGTGGCTGACCGGCGACGAGCTGAACGTGGCGGATATCTCGCTGGGACTGCTGCTGCATCGACTGTATCAGCTGGGATTCGAGAATCAGTTTTGGACGTTTGGGAAGCTGCCGCAGGTGGAGGCCTACTTCCTGCGCTTCCGGCAGCGCGAGTCCTTCCACCGCCTGCAGCCGAGCAACTTTGCCATACTGCGCGAAATGTGGACGCGAACGCCGGGCAACTATAAGCTAGGAGCGGGTGCCGGCTTCCTGGGTATGGCCATGTTCGCCGCCTTCGCGCACAAGTGA
- the LOC122618191 gene encoding acyl-coenzyme A diphosphatase FITM2, whose amino-acid sequence MATKRRPLRPNLGGTAGSPSSGSNMNFRPGGPDITRSEARGTRPTAAPTSIREILVMGVIHLCKKTIFFNTDLKVALYLGSLFVISVIGDFVPFPKTYFARSDNLFNQYFVKVGWGWTLLFVVPFLVLSAYTITCGDHKRMLRHHFPRIVIATFFWFFWTKMFNVVENSYGRCTTKGYASKSSCLKAGHLWKGFDISGHAFILIHSSLVLIEEARPIIRWETIKEHIRNERHNRSSAENSGTNPLRTLNEEQMRSLQFLYKRLTPIIRTLFIGMAALQLLWDIMLVGTMLYYHRMIEKVISGIIAILTWYFTYRFWYPTPGLLPEAPGNGSFSYQREIPTFPFKRPSHLSTGSATTSSGSSSSRTNLNGKAATTGVPRDQQMPTFMGMPLFTSPKAASAAANLLMSEQQKRDRDREQQTLES is encoded by the exons ATGGCCACAAAGAGACGTCCACTGCGGCCAAATTTGGGCGGCACTGCGGGCAGTCCCTCCTCCGGTTCCAACATGAATTTCCGGCCAGGAGGACCGGACATCACCAGGTCCGAGGCGCGCGGAACGAGACCCACAGCCGCACCCACTAGTATCCGCGAGATCCTGGTCATGGGCGTCATCCATCTGTGCAAGAAGACCATATTCTTCAATACGGACCTAAAAGTCGCCTTGTATCTGGGTAGTTTGTTCGTGATCTCCGTAATCGGTGACTTTGTGCCCTTCCCAAAGACCTACTTCGCCAGGTCGGACAACCTGTTCAACCAGTACTTCGTGAAGGTCGGCTGGGGCTGGACGCTGCTCTTTGTGGTGCCTTTCCTGGTGCTCTCGGCCTATACGATTACCTGTGGTGACCACAAACGGATGCTGCGACACCATTTCCCGCGCATCGTCATAGCCACCTTCTTCTGGTTCTTTTGGACCAAGATGTTTAACGTCGTGGAGAACTCCTATGGACGCTGCACCACAAAGG GCTATGCGAGCAAATCAAGCTGTTTGAAGGCGGGTCATCTGTGGAAGGGCTTCGACATATCCGGGCACGCCTTTATACTGATTCACTCCAGCCTGGTGCTGATCGAGGAGGCGCGTCCCATCATCCGCTGGGAGACCATCAAGGAGCACATCCGCAACGAGCGACACAATCGCAGCAGTGCCGAGAACTCGGGCACGAATCCGTTGAGGACGCTGAACGAGGAGCAAATGCGCAGCCTGCAGTTCTTGTACAAACGCCTGACGCCCATCATCCGCACTCTGTTCATCGGCATGGCGGCTCTGCAGCTGCTGTGGGACATCATGTTGGTGGGCACCATGCTGTACTACCATCGCATGATCGAGAAGGTGATCAGCGGCATTATTGCCATACTCACCTGGTACTTCACCTACCGCTTCTGGTATCCCACGCCCGGTCTGCTGCCGGAGGCGCCTGGCAATGGAAGCTTCAGTTACCAACGCGAGATACCCACCTTCCCCTTCAAGCGTCCATCGCATTTATCAACGGGTTCCGCCACCACGAGCTCGGGATCCAGCAGCTCGAGGACCAATCTGAATGGCAAGGCGGCAACGACGGGCGTGCCGAGGGATCAGCAGATGCCTACGTTTATGGGAATGCCGCTGTTCACCAGTCCAAAGGCGGCCAGTGCAGCCGCCAATTTGTTGATGTCCGAGCAGCAGAAACGTGACAGGGATCGCGAGCAGCAAACGCTGGAGAGCTGA
- the LOC122617596 gene encoding protein Asterix, with product MSITVDPRRKEKINRYKAPKNQGQSGGANEDMMPDYMNILGMIFSMCGLMMKLKWCAWFALYCSCISFASSRASDDAKQVLSSFMLSVSAVVMSYLQNPAAMTPPWAS from the exons atgAGCATCACCGTGGATCCGCGCCGCAAGGAGAAAATCAACCGCTACAAGGCGCCCAAGAACCAGGGCCAAAGCGGCGGCGCCAACGAGGACATGATGCCTGATTACATGAACATTCTGGGCATGATTTTCTCCATGTGTGGACTGATGATGAAG CTGAAGTGGTGCGCCTGGTTTGCGCTGTACTGCTCCTGCATCAGTTTCGCCAGCTCGCGGGCCAGCGACGATGCCAAACAGGTGCTCTCCTCCTTCATGCTGAGCGTCAGTGCGGTGGTGATGTCCTACCTCCAGAATCCCGCTGCCATGACCCCGCCATGGGCCTCCTAG